The Streptomyces sp. HSG2 genome has a segment encoding these proteins:
- a CDS encoding acetolactate synthase large subunit, with amino-acid sequence MPMTEQATGANEPQPRPRSSSGPRSVTVEQVTGAQSLIRSLEEVGADTVFGIPGGAILPAYDPLMDSRKVRHVLVRHEQGAGHAATGYAQATGKVGVCMATSGPGATNLVTPIADAHMDSVPLVAITGQVASKAIGTDAFQEADIVGITMPITKHNFLVTAAEDIPRVIAQAFHVASTGRPGPVLVDIAKDALQARTTFSWPPVMDLPGYRPVTKPHAKQIREAAKLITAARRPVLYVGGGVLKAGATAELKILAELAGAPVTTTLMALGAFPDSHPLHVGMPGMHGAVTAVTALQKADLIVALGARFDDRVTGRLDSFAPDAKVVHADIDPAEIGKNRDADVPIVGDAREVIADLVQALQREYDDGRRGDYGAWWKDLSRWRETYPLGYDQPEDGSLSPQQVIERIGRLAPDGTVFAAGVGQHQMWAAHFIRYDKPATWLNSGGAGTMGYAVPAAMGAKAGVPEAAVWAIDGDGCFQMTNQELTTCALNNIPIKVAVINNGALGMVRQWQTLFYNQRYSNTVLHSGPDDVNPGARGTRVPDFVKLAEAMGCHALRCEDPADLDKVIEEANAVNDRPVVVDFVVHEDAMVWPMVAAGTSNDEIMAARDVRPDFGDGEDD; translated from the coding sequence ATGCCGATGACCGAGCAGGCCACCGGGGCCAACGAACCGCAGCCGCGACCCCGATCGAGCAGCGGACCGCGGTCCGTCACCGTCGAGCAGGTCACGGGCGCGCAGTCCCTCATCCGCTCGCTGGAGGAGGTAGGCGCCGACACGGTGTTCGGCATTCCCGGCGGTGCCATCCTCCCCGCGTACGACCCCCTGATGGACTCCCGCAAGGTCCGCCACGTCCTGGTCCGCCACGAGCAGGGCGCCGGTCACGCCGCCACGGGGTACGCGCAGGCCACCGGCAAGGTGGGCGTGTGCATGGCCACCTCCGGACCCGGCGCCACCAATCTGGTCACCCCCATCGCCGACGCCCACATGGACTCCGTGCCGCTGGTGGCGATCACCGGGCAGGTGGCCTCCAAGGCGATCGGCACGGACGCCTTCCAGGAAGCGGACATCGTGGGCATCACCATGCCGATCACCAAGCACAACTTCCTGGTGACCGCCGCCGAGGACATCCCCCGCGTGATCGCGCAGGCCTTCCACGTCGCCTCGACCGGGCGTCCCGGACCGGTCCTGGTCGACATCGCCAAGGACGCCCTCCAGGCACGGACCACGTTCTCCTGGCCGCCCGTGATGGACCTGCCCGGCTACCGACCGGTGACCAAGCCGCACGCCAAGCAGATCCGTGAGGCCGCCAAGCTGATCACCGCCGCCAGGCGGCCCGTCCTCTACGTGGGAGGCGGCGTCCTGAAGGCGGGTGCCACCGCCGAGCTGAAGATCCTCGCCGAACTGGCCGGCGCGCCCGTGACGACCACGCTGATGGCCCTCGGCGCGTTCCCCGACAGCCACCCCCTGCACGTGGGCATGCCGGGCATGCACGGCGCGGTGACGGCCGTCACCGCGCTGCAGAAGGCCGACCTGATCGTCGCCCTCGGCGCCCGCTTCGACGACCGCGTCACCGGCAGACTCGACAGCTTCGCCCCCGATGCGAAGGTCGTCCACGCGGACATCGATCCGGCGGAGATCGGCAAGAATCGTGACGCGGACGTGCCGATCGTCGGCGACGCCCGCGAGGTGATCGCCGACCTCGTCCAAGCGCTGCAACGGGAGTACGACGACGGCCGGCGCGGCGACTACGGCGCGTGGTGGAAGGACCTCTCCCGCTGGCGCGAGACCTATCCGCTCGGCTACGACCAGCCGGAGGACGGCTCCCTCTCGCCCCAGCAGGTCATCGAGCGCATCGGCCGACTCGCCCCGGACGGTACGGTCTTCGCCGCGGGCGTCGGCCAGCATCAGATGTGGGCGGCGCACTTCATCCGGTACGACAAGCCCGCCACCTGGCTGAACTCCGGGGGTGCCGGGACCATGGGATACGCCGTCCCGGCCGCGATGGGGGCCAAGGCCGGCGTCCCGGAAGCGGCGGTCTGGGCGATCGACGGCGACGGCTGCTTCCAGATGACCAACCAGGAGCTGACCACCTGCGCCCTGAACAACATCCCGATCAAGGTGGCCGTGATCAACAACGGGGCCCTCGGGATGGTGCGGCAGTGGCAGACGCTCTTCTACAACCAGCGCTACTCCAACACCGTGCTGCACTCCGGTCCCGACGACGTCAACCCGGGAGCTCGCGGCACCCGTGTCCCTGACTTCGTGAAGCTCGCCGAGGCCATGGGGTGTCACGCCCTCCGCTGTGAGGACCCGGCCGACCTCGACAAGGTCATCGAGGAGGCGAACGCCGTCAACGACCGACCGGTCGTCGTCGACTTCGTCGTCCACGAGGACGCGATGGTCTGGCCGATGGTCGCCGCCGGCACCTCCAACGACGAGATCATGGCAGCCCGGGACGTCCGTCCCGACTTCGGCGACGGCGAAGACGACTGA
- the ilvN gene encoding acetolactate synthase small subunit: MSKHTLSVLVENTPGILARIAALFSRRGFNIDSLAVGVTEHPDISRITIVVNVEDLPLEQVTKQLNKLVNVLKIVELEPAQSVRRELVLVKVRADNQTRSQVVEIVQLFRAKTVDVSPDAVTIEATGSGDKLSAMLKMLEPFGIKELVQSGTIAIGRGARSITDRSLRALDRGA; encoded by the coding sequence ATGTCCAAGCACACGCTGTCCGTCCTGGTGGAGAACACGCCGGGCATCCTCGCCCGGATCGCTGCGCTCTTCTCCCGGCGCGGCTTCAACATCGACTCCCTCGCCGTGGGCGTCACCGAGCACCCCGACATCTCCCGGATCACCATCGTGGTCAACGTCGAGGATCTGCCGCTGGAGCAGGTGACCAAGCAGCTCAACAAGCTGGTCAACGTTCTCAAGATCGTCGAGCTGGAGCCCGCGCAGTCCGTGCGACGAGAACTCGTGCTGGTGAAGGTGCGCGCCGACAACCAGACGCGTTCCCAGGTCGTCGAGATCGTGCAGCTCTTTCGCGCCAAGACGGTCGACGTGTCGCCGGACGCCGTCACCATCGAGGCGACCGGTAGCGGTGACAAGCTCTCGGCGATGTTGAAGATGCTGGAACCCTTCGGCATCAAGGAGTTGGTCCAGTCCGGCACGATCGCCATCGGCCGCGGCGCCCGTTCCATCACCGACCGTTCCCTGCGCGCCCTCGACCGCGGCGCCTGA